One genomic segment of Bacillus solimangrovi includes these proteins:
- a CDS encoding RNA polymerase sigma factor, whose translation MKKENILTSYLINLGEEVFILLLTKGAKKEDAEDIIQNTYYKMYTLLDGLSESNLRPWFYRVALNEHIDLKRKKEQQNIHLTEEIYSKLHKTDQEFEAILNKDEIFYLLKEVKKEYKEIFFLKYYYDFSYEEIAVILDISVSSVKQKLYRARKSIHAKIGGNTNG comes from the coding sequence ATGAAAAAAGAAAATATACTAACCTCCTATCTTATCAATTTAGGAGAGGAAGTGTTCATTTTGTTACTTACTAAAGGAGCGAAAAAAGAGGATGCGGAAGATATCATTCAAAACACTTATTACAAAATGTACACACTTTTAGATGGTCTATCAGAAAGCAATCTACGTCCATGGTTTTATAGAGTCGCACTCAATGAACACATTGACTTAAAAAGAAAAAAAGAGCAGCAGAATATCCACTTAACCGAAGAGATTTATTCAAAATTGCACAAGACAGACCAAGAATTTGAAGCCATTTTAAATAAGGATGAGATTTTCTATTTGTTAAAAGAGGTCAAAAAAGAATACAAAGAAATTTTCTTTTTAAAGTACTACTATGATTTTTCATATGAAGAAATTGCAGTTATTTTGGACATTAGTGTCAGCAGTGTAAAGCAAAAGCTATATCGTGCAAGGAAATCTATTCATGCAAAAATAGGGGGAAATACGAATGGATAG
- a CDS encoding sigma factor regulator N-terminal domain-containing protein, producing MDSSLKGALKKAKRKQLLKIIITSIIVVLMLLPIFYKTGNHFAAKSSTSLHEALFLHNDIAEPNIQIDSQVTSNSSMFGGNIVTNRSKNINGYVVQWSTLTSSYDWLGSNIDFNELIPGFYWSDTEFYEYDKQTKNKSATFYHPSIKEYYDGVQNELVEITQMENYVAEVAISFDQPYTFQEIQAKIPDNLNIVWLYMTSRIVDESKGPVGMPVYGFDPANSPKDAYNYFINALEKYDKNGYNDAIQEFLQSNENKDFDEVKLLGVMLTGQTQNFKPLENQDFIRGASVGATAQIVPYIKPEK from the coding sequence ATGGATAGTTCGTTAAAAGGTGCTTTAAAAAAAGCAAAACGAAAACAGTTATTAAAGATTATCATCACTTCCATTATCGTTGTACTTATGTTATTACCAATATTTTATAAAACCGGAAATCACTTTGCTGCAAAAAGTTCGACAAGTCTTCATGAAGCCTTGTTTCTACATAACGATATTGCTGAGCCTAATATTCAAATTGATTCTCAAGTAACGAGCAATTCGTCGATGTTTGGTGGTAACATTGTAACAAATCGTTCTAAAAATATTAATGGCTATGTCGTTCAATGGAGTACACTGACAAGTTCATATGATTGGCTAGGATCAAATATTGATTTTAACGAATTAATACCAGGTTTTTATTGGTCTGATACGGAGTTCTATGAGTATGATAAACAAACAAAAAATAAAAGTGCGACATTTTATCATCCTTCTATTAAAGAATACTATGATGGTGTACAAAATGAGCTAGTGGAAATTACACAAATGGAAAATTACGTTGCGGAAGTAGCCATTTCTTTCGATCAGCCGTATACATTCCAAGAAATACAAGCTAAAATTCCTGATAATTTAAACATTGTATGGTTATATATGACATCACGGATTGTAGATGAAAGTAAAGGGCCTGTAGGTATGCCCGTCTATGGATTTGATCCAGCAAATTCACCGAAAGATGCATACAATTACTTCATTAATGCATTAGAAAAATATGATAAAAATGGTTATAACGATGCAATTCAGGAGTTCTTACAGTCAAATGAAAATAAGGATTTTGATGAGGTGAAGTTGTTAGGCGTGATGCTGACTGGTCAAACCCAAAATTTTAAACCATTAGAAAATCAAGATTTTATTCGTGGCGCATCTGTTGGAGCTACTGCACAAATCGTGCCTTATATTAAACCAGAGAAATAA
- a CDS encoding GNAT family N-acetyltransferase, translating into MITIQKAAISDAEQLTKIMKNTFDTEASRWLSNHDTVDYNIQPPGYSSVEMTKYMIEELDYYNIMYNKDIVGGIVVTITGKSFGRIDRIFVDPDYQGKKIGSTVIPLIEENFPSVTTWDLETSSKQVNNHHFYEKMGYKITFQTDDEYYYIKKIEKSLPVENLVENKDISKSQYDNCNMEKADYYRINLEKSSFSNSSLMNTRFSNCNLSQTKFQNINFRHSFYADLNLSYSKMRLVTLGGVQFIDTNLGDNKEPLSFERCDLQGTMIRNSNLRNLQIKDSDITGMTIDNIPVEKLLETYYQAVKNK; encoded by the coding sequence ATGATTACTATTCAAAAAGCTGCCATATCAGATGCTGAGCAGCTAACAAAAATAATGAAAAACACATTTGATACAGAAGCAAGCAGGTGGCTTTCAAATCACGATACTGTCGATTATAATATTCAACCTCCTGGTTATTCTTCAGTTGAAATGACGAAATATATGATCGAAGAATTAGATTACTACAACATAATGTATAACAAGGATATTGTTGGTGGTATTGTAGTGACCATTACGGGTAAGTCGTTTGGGAGAATTGACCGTATTTTTGTTGACCCAGATTATCAAGGGAAAAAAATCGGTTCAACAGTAATCCCATTAATTGAAGAGAATTTCCCATCTGTAACAACTTGGGATCTTGAGACATCTAGTAAACAAGTGAATAACCATCATTTTTATGAAAAAATGGGTTATAAAATTACTTTTCAAACAGATGATGAATATTATTACATTAAGAAAATAGAGAAATCATTACCTGTAGAGAACTTAGTCGAAAATAAAGATATTTCGAAATCTCAATATGACAATTGCAATATGGAAAAAGCTGATTATTACCGAATAAATTTAGAAAAAAGTTCCTTTAGTAACAGTTCCCTAATGAATACTCGTTTTAGTAACTGTAACCTTAGCCAAACAAAGTTCCAAAACATTAATTTCAGACATTCATTTTATGCTGATTTAAACCTTTCTTATAGCAAGATGAGGTTAGTTACTTTAGGAGGAGTTCAATTTATAGATACTAACCTCGGAGATAACAAAGAACCACTCTCTTTTGAAAGGTGTGACCTACAAGGGACTATGATTCGTAACAGTAACCTTAGAAACCTACAAATTAAAGATAGTGATATAACAGGAATGACAATCGACAATATTCCAGTAGAAAAGCTGCTTGAAACATATTACCAAGCAGTAAAAAATAAATAA